The Juglans microcarpa x Juglans regia isolate MS1-56 chromosome 2S, Jm3101_v1.0, whole genome shotgun sequence genome has a window encoding:
- the LOC121252833 gene encoding autophagy-related protein 8C-like: MAKSSFKMEHPLERRQAEAARIREKYPDRIPVIVERAEKSDVPDIDKKKYLVPADLTVGQFVYVVRKRIKLSPEKAIFIFVKNILPPTAAMMSAIYEENKEEDGFLYMTYSGENTFGMC; the protein is encoded by the exons ATGGCCAAGAGTTCCTTTAAGATGGAACACCCTCTCG AAAGGAGGCAGGCAGAAGCTGCTCGGATCCGTGAAAAGTACCCAGACAGAATACCA GTGATTGTTGAAAGGGCTGAAAAGAGTGATGTGCCTGACATCGATAAGAAAAA ATATCTTGTTCCTGCTGATTTGACTGTTGGCCAGTTTGTGTATGTGGTTCGGAAAAGAATCAAGCTAAGTCCTGAGAAggctattttcatttttgtcaaGAACATTCTACCACCCACTG CGGCTATGATGTCTGCAATTTatgaggaaaataaggaagaagatggTTTCCTCTATATGACCTACAGTGGCGAGAATACCTTTGGGATGTGCTGA